From Thermosinus carboxydivorans Nor1:
GGGTAATTGGCTTGCCTAAGATCTTCAGTTTCGGTTTGTTATGACAAACGCAAATAGGCAATTGCGGGGGACACACGCACCCTTTGGCTAATGATTGCAGCGTATGTTTCGCAATGCGATCTTCCAGAGAGTGGAAGGTGATGATGCAAATACGACCGCCGCATTTTAAAAATTGTACCGCTGTTATAAACGCGTCTTGTAAAATACTAAGCTCATTATTTACCTCAATTCGGATAGCTTGAAAGGTCCGTTTTGCCGGGTGGGGCCCGTCACGCCGCGCGGCGGCAGGAATAGCCCGTTTAATAATATCTGTTAGTTGCCCCGTCGTACAAATAGGAGCAGTCATTCTAGCCTGAACAATAAATTGAGCAATGCGCCGCGCCCAGCGCTCTTCACCATAATCCCGGATAATCCTGGTTAAATCATCTTCAGAATATGTATTAACCACGTCATAAGCCGAAATGGGCGCCGACGGATCCATGCGCATGTCGAGCGGAGCATCCTGCATGTATGAAAACCCGCGCTGGGCCACATCAAGCTGATGAGAAGATACGCCTAAATCAAAAAGCACTCCATCCACAGACTCAATACCGAGCGTCGTCAGGATTCGGGACAAATTGCTGAAATTATCACGCACCAGATCGATCCGGCAGGATGCACCAGCAAGCCTCGCTTGTCCCGCCGCAATGGCCGCCGGATCCTGATCGATGCCAATTAACCATCCTTCCGGGCTGAGCCGGCTGGCAATAAGCGCCGAATGACCACCGCCGCCGAGCGTACAATCGACATAAATGCCGGCCGGATTGGTAACAAGCGCCGCCACACTCTCTTCTAAGAGTACTGTTTTGTGGTGAAACTCCACGACAATCACTCCGTCAGATACCCAAGTCAACCAATTCTTCTGCCATTTGTGCCACTGTCGGGCCAAGTTGGTCGTTATAATCATCCCAGATTTTCTTGCTCCAAATTTCCACCCGGTTGGATACGCCGATGACGACTACATCTTTATCCAATTGAGCATATTCACGCAGGTTATTAGGCAATAGTATCCGACCTTGCTTATCACATTCCAGTTCAGCCGCGCCGGCGAAGAAGAAACGGACAAAGGCCCTAGCTTCCGGCTTGGCCAACGGCAGTTGCTTAAGTTTGTTTTCTAGGATAGCCCACTCCTCAAGACCATATACAAACACACAGGTATCCAACCCCTTAGTGGCAATAAGCCTGTCTCCCAGCTCAGCCCGGAATTTAGCCGGTAAAATCAGCCGCCCTTTAGCATCAATTGTATGCAGATATTCCCCCATCAGCACGGCTGTTTCACCACCCCTAGCCAAGCTTCCACCACTTTACACCACTATCATCCACTTTCTGAATACTTTCGGGCTAAAAAAGAAAAATCCTCCATAATTAATGGAGGATTTTAAAGAAATTCTAAAATTAGGAAGAAAGACCTAGTTGCGAATAATCCCTAACCTCTCAAGTAATGGTGCGCCGTTAAGCCGAATTAAAAAGCTACGAAAGGTTTTAGCGCTTTTAAAAATAGGAATCCGCTCCAGCGCATAAGGATCACTGCTGACACCTGCCTGGCCATAACGAATGGTAAAAGCGGCTGTATAGCCGGCCGTGCGGACCAACTCTTCAACCGCTAGATTATAGGCGCCGGTAGGATAAGCGAAATAGCGAGGGGCACGGCCAAGCTCACTAGCAATTTTCTGGCGGGACGATACCAGTTCCTTTAAGGCCTCCTCAGTAGGAAGCTTGGTCAGCACCGCGTGGCTGGCCGTGTGCGAACCGAATATAAATCCATTTTTTTGCATTTCCCGCACCTGGTCCCAATTCATAAAGCGGGGATCGTTGCCAATTAAGTCTGTAACCAGAAAAATCGTAGCTGTAAAACCGTATTTTTTTAAAATAGGATAGGCATTGGTATAATTATCCAAATAGCCATCATCAAAAGTAATTAATACTGGCTTATCAGGAAGAGGTTTACCGCGGTTCAAATAGTTCATTAATTGGTCGGGGGTTATGGCATGATAACCATTTTCATGGAGGTAAGCCATTTGTTCTTCAAACTCTTCCGGTGATATCGATAAAGAATGGTATAGTGTATCAACTTTATGGTAGTTTAAAACGGGAATATCAGTATAATTTTGCGGGCGATGGCGAGTAGCAGTAACAGGCTTCGTACCGACGAATAACGATGCCACCAAGAACAACAA
This genomic window contains:
- the rsmH gene encoding 16S rRNA (cytosine(1402)-N(4))-methyltransferase RsmH, yielding MEFHHKTVLLEESVAALVTNPAGIYVDCTLGGGGHSALIASRLSPEGWLIGIDQDPAAIAAGQARLAGASCRIDLVRDNFSNLSRILTTLGIESVDGVLFDLGVSSHQLDVAQRGFSYMQDAPLDMRMDPSAPISAYDVVNTYSEDDLTRIIRDYGEERWARRIAQFIVQARMTAPICTTGQLTDIIKRAIPAAARRDGPHPAKRTFQAIRIEVNNELSILQDAFITAVQFLKCGGRICIITFHSLEDRIAKHTLQSLAKGCVCPPQLPICVCHNKPKLKILGKPITPTAEELDDNHRARSAKLRVAEKV
- the mraZ gene encoding division/cell wall cluster transcriptional repressor MraZ encodes the protein MLMGEYLHTIDAKGRLILPAKFRAELGDRLIATKGLDTCVFVYGLEEWAILENKLKQLPLAKPEARAFVRFFFAGAAELECDKQGRILLPNNLREYAQLDKDVVVIGVSNRVEIWSKKIWDDYNDQLGPTVAQMAEELVDLGI
- a CDS encoding polysaccharide deacetylase family protein → MASLFVGTKPVTATRHRPQNYTDIPVLNYHKVDTLYHSLSISPEEFEEQMAYLHENGYHAITPDQLMNYLNRGKPLPDKPVLITFDDGYLDNYTNAYPILKKYGFTATIFLVTDLIGNDPRFMNWDQVREMQKNGFIFGSHTASHAVLTKLPTEEALKELVSSRQKIASELGRAPRYFAYPTGAYNLAVEELVRTAGYTAAFTIRYGQAGVSSDPYALERIPIFKSAKTFRSFLIRLNGAPLLERLGIIRN